The region GTGCCGGGGTGTTGAAGGCCCTCATGGTGGGGGCGTCCCCTCTCGTAGGCGATCGGCGTCGTCGCCGAGCGGCGGTTGCGTGCTGCGTCACCGTAGTCGTGCGTCCAGCCCATACCTCGACGTCTGCCCGGCACCCAAGGTCGATAATCGCCTGACGGTCCGCCAATTGGCGTATGCGGGGGGCATTTGGCAGTTCGTAGGACAAGTGTTCCGCCGGAGGGGCGGAAGGGCGTTTTCGCTGCCGCCGGTGGTCCTACCGGTCGGGCTCGGGGTCCTTCAGCCAGTTGACCAGTTCCGTCGAGAAGGCGGCCGGGTCCTCCTCGTGCGGGAAGTGGCCCAGGCCGTCGAACAGCCGCCACCGGTAGGGCGCGTCGACGTACTCGCCGGAGCCCGCGGCGCTGCGGGTGCGCATCACCGGGTCGAGCGAGCCGTGCAGATGCAGCGTCGGCACCTGTACGGGAGCCTTCATCCGCCGGTTGAACTGGAGGCCGTCGGGCCGGGCCATCGACCGCACCATCCACCGGTAGGGCTCGATGGAGCAGTGCGCCGTGGAGGGGATCTGGATCGCCCGCCGGTAGGTGTCGACAGCCTCGTCGTCCGGCTGCCGGGGCCCCGACCAGTCCCGGATCAGGCGGCCCGTCAGCGCCGCGTCGTCCGCGACGAGCTGACGCTCAGGAACCCACGGCCGCTGGAAGCCCCAGACGTACGATCCCGCCTTCGACTGCGCGAAGTCCGACAGCATCGCGGAGCGCCAGCGTCTCGGGTGCGGCATCGACGAGACGACCAGTCGGCGCACCAGCTTGGGCCGCATCGCCGCAGCCGTCCACGCCAGGTACCCGCCCAGGTCGTGCCCGACGAGGGCCGCGTCCGGCTCGCCCAGGGACCGTACGACGCCCGTGATGTCGAGCGCGAGGTTGGCCGGGTCGTAACCACGGGGCGTACGGTCGCTGCCGCCCACCCCGCGCAGGTCCATCGCCACCGCCCGGTACCCGGCGTCGGCGAGCGCCGTCAGCTGATGCCGCCAGGTCCACCAGAACTGCGGGAACCCGTGCAGCAGCAGGACCAGCGGCCCTTCCCCCAGCTCCGCGATGTGGAAGCGCGCGCCGTTGGCCGCCACGTCCCGGTGCGTCCACGGACCGTCGAGGCGTACGACGGACGCGGCGGAGGCCGGTGCTGCGGCGGGCGAGGCGGGCGTACCGGAGGAGCCGTTGGTATCAAGGGCTGTCATACGGACGAGCGTGCCACAGCGGACGTGTTGTCCTGCACCTGACGGGGGTGCGGCTTCGCGTTTCCGAGGACGGCGGCGGTCTCCTTGGCGGACGCTGCGGCCTTCTGCGGCCCCCGGCCCTTCTTGGCCTTCTTCGCGAAGACCACGCCGATCAGGGCGAGCAGGCCCGCGACCAGTACGTTCGCCGCGAAGGACAGGAGGAAGCACCAGGCGAGGTTCCAGTCGCTCCAGGTGTGGATGCCGTACGCCAGCGCGAAGCTCAGCATCGGCAGGGAGAAGATCAGCACCGCACCGGCCGCGCCGAACGCACCGCCGCCGACCGCCCCGCGCTTCACGTCCTGCTTGAGCTGGATCTTCGCCAGCGCGATCTCGTCGTGCATGAGCGCCGACATCTCGGTGGTCGCCGTGGCGACCAACTGGCCGAGGCTGCGCTCGGCGCTCTCGACGCCGTGGACGTTGCGCGCGGGGTCGCTCATCGCTTACTCCCTCTTTTGTTCAAGCTCTGCGAGTTTCCGTCAATCGTCGGATCACTCGTCGGATCTGAAGTCAGATCATGCCGGACCGCTGCTGTCGTCGCGCGCCGCCCCCGGCACTTCCGCGTTGTTGTCGGCAGCGGATTTCCCGGTGCCGTTGTTGCCGCTACCCGCACACTGCTCGGCCAGCCGTCGGTGTTCCGCCGCCTTCGCCTCGAAGATGTCGGCCATCCGCAGGTGGTAGTCGGGCTTGCCCACCTCGTAGACGTCCGGGATCCCGTCCATGTCCTCGTCGCGCTCTTCCTCGTCGTAGAGCGCACGGTACTTACGGACGCGCAGTTTCAGCAGTACGCCGGACAGGATTGCCGCGATCAGCGAGCCGATGAGGACCGCCGCCTTGACCTCGTCGGCCAGTTCCGGGTCGTCGCTGAAGGCGAGTTCACCGATCAGCAGCGAGACGGTGAAGCCGATCCCGGCCAGCGAGGCGACCGCGAAGACGTCCGGCCAGGCCAGGTCCTCGTTGAGTTCCGCCTTGGTGAAGCGGGCCGCCAGCCAGGTGCCGCCGAAGATGCCGAGGGCCTTGCCGACCACCAGACCGAGCACCACACCGAGCGTCTCCGGCTGGGTGAAGACGTCGGCGAGCGCGCCGCCGGACACCGAGACACCCGCCGAGAACAGGGCGAACAGCGGCACCGCGAGCCCCGCCGAGATCGGCCGCACCAGATGCTCGATGTGCTCGCCCGGCGAGTGCTCCTCGCCCTCGCGCCGGGAGCAGCGCAGCATCAGGCCCATGGCGACACCGGCGATGGTGGCGTGGACACCGCTGTTGTACATCAGGCCCCAGATGACCAGGGCGAGCGGCACGTACACGTACCAGCCGCGCACGTCGGCGCGCAGCAGCAGCCAGAAGACGACCAGGCCGACGACGGCTCCGCCGAGCGCCGCGAAGTTGATGTCGCTGGTGAAGAAGACCGCGATGATCAGGATCGCGAAGAGGTCGTCGACGACGGCCAGGGTCAGCAGGAAGGCCCGCAGCGCGGACGGCAGCGAGGTGCCGATCACCGCGAGGACCGCGAGCGCGAACGCGATGTCGGTGGCGGTCGGGACGGCCCAGCCGCCGGTGTCGCCGTCGCCGATGACGTTGACGAGTACGTAGACGAGGGCCGGGACCGCCATGCCGCAGAGGGCCGCGATCACGGGGAGGGCGGCGGCCTTGGGGTCGCGCAGTTCGCCCGCGACGAGTTCGCGCTTGAGCTCGATGCCCGCGACGAAGAAGAAGATGGCCAGCAGGCCGTCGGCCGCCCAGTGCTGGACGGACAGGTCGAGGCCGAGGAAGCCGGGTCCGAAGTGCAGCCCGCGGAACGCCTCGTAACCGGAACCGAAGGTGTTCGCCCAGATCAGCGCCGCGACGGCGGCTATGAGGAGCAGGACGCCGCCGACCGTCTCGGTGCGGAGCGCGTTGGCGACGTAACGCCGCTCGGGGAGCGGGAGCCGTCCGAGGAACTTGCTCCTGGTGGGCGTGGGGTCAGTGGGCGCGGCCACGGGTGAATACCTCCGGTCGGTGGGCAGCATGAAGCACATTGCCGACCAGACTTCCCGGCGCACCTGTTGAGTTTTGACGCGTTCCTGACGCGACGGTCAACTCTACCCGTGGTGCGCAAGGGCGTATCCGGCGATCTTCACCTTACGAGCGAAACGGGCACCCGGCGCGGGGAGCGCGGGGTGCCCGTGGGCCGTTCAGGGGATCAGCGGAGGGGGAGGGGGAGGGGGAGGGGGATTCAGTCCTCGCTGCCCGCCGAGTCCGGCAGCTTCGTCTGGATCAGGCCCATCACGGAGGCGTCGGTGAGCGTCGAGACGTCGCCCAGCTCCCGGCCCTCGGCGATGTCGCGCAGCAGCCGGCGCATGATCTTGCCGGAGCGCGTCTTCGGCAGCTCCGCCACCGGCAGGATGCGCTTGGGCTTGGCGATCGGGCCGAGCGTCGAACCGACGTGGTTGCGCAGGTCCGCGACGAGCGAGTCCGTCTCGGACGCCGTACCGCGCAGGATCACGAACGCCACGATCGCCTGACCGGTCGTCTCGTCCGCGGCGCCGACCACGGCCGCCTCGGCGACCGACGGGTGCGAGACGAGCGCGGACTCGACCTCGGTGGTGGAGATGTTGTGACCGGACACCAGCATCACGTCGTCGACGCGGCCGAGCAGCCAGATGTCGCCGTCGTCGTCCTTCTTCGCGCCGTCACCGGCGAAGTACTTGCCCTCGAAGCGCGACCAGTACGTGTCGATGAAGCGCTGGTCGTCGCCCCAGATCGTGCGGAGCATCGACGGCCACGGCTCGGTGAGGACGAGGTAGCCGCCCCCGCCGTTCGGCACCTCGTGGGCCTCGTCGTCGACGACGGTCGCGGAGATGCCCGGCAGCGCGCGCTGCGCCGAACCCGGCTTCGTCTCGGTGACGCCCGGCAGCGGCGAGATCATCATCGCGCCGGTCTCGGTCTGCCACCAGGTGTCGACGATCGGGCACCGGTCGCCGCCGATGTGCTTGCGGTACCAGATCCACGCCTCGGGGTTGATCGGCTCGCCGACCGATCCGAGGACGCGCAGCGACGAAAGGTCGAACTTCGCGGGGATGTCGTCGCCCCACTTCATGAACGTGCGGATCGCGGTCGGCGCGGTGTAGAGGATCGTCACGCCGTACTTCTGCACGATCTCCCAGAAGCGCCCCTGGTGCGGGCTGTCCGGCGTGCCCTCGTACATGACCTGCGTCGCGCCGTTCGCCAGCGGCCCGTACACGATGTACGAGTGCCCGGTCACCCAGCCGATGTCGGCCGTGCACCAGTAGACGTCGGTCTCCGGCTTGAGGTCGAAGACCGCCTGGTGGGTGTACGCCGCCTGGGTGAGGTAGCCGCCGGAGGTGTGCAGGATGCCCTTGGGCTTACCCGTCGTGCCCGAGGTGTAGAGGATGAAGAGCGGGTGCTCGGCCTCGAACGCCTCGGGGGTGTGCTCGGCCGACTGACGGCCGACGATGTCGTGCCACCACACGTCGCGGGTCTCGTCCCACGCCGTTTCCTGCTTCGTGCGCCGGACGACCAGTACGTGCTCGACCGTGGGGCACTTGGCGACGGCCTCGTCGATCGCGGGCTTCAGCGCGGACGGCTTGCCGCGCCGGTAGCCGCCGTCGGAGGTGATGACGAGCTTCGCGTCGGCGTCCTGGATGCGGGAGGCGACGGCGTCGGCGGAGAAGCCGCCGAAGACCACCGAGTGCGCGGCGCCGACGCGGGCGCAGGCCAGCATCGCGATGGCGGCCTCGGGGATCATCGGGAGGTAGACGGCGACGCGATCGCCCTTGCGTACGCCCAGCTCGGCGAGGGCGTTCGCGGCACGCGACACCTCGTCCTTGAGCTCCGCATACGTAATGGCGCGGCTGTCGCCCGGCTCGCCCTCGAAGTGGATGGCGACGCGGTCGCCGTTGCCCGCCTCGACGTGGCGGTCCACGCAGTTGTACGCGACGTTGAGTTCGCCGTCCGCGAACCACTTCGCGAAGGGCGGGTTCGACCAGTCGAGCGTCTCGGTGGGCTCGGTGGCCCAGCTGAGGCGGCGTGCCTGCTCGGCCCAGAAGCCGAGTCGGTCGGCCTTGGCCTGTTCGTACGCCTCCGCCGTGACGTTGGCGTTGGCGGCCAGCTCGGCAGGAGGAGCGAATCGGCGCTCTTCCTTCAGCAGATTGGCCAAGCTCTCGTTGCTCACGACATCTCCCATTCCCAGGGCGTCCGATGTGTCCCGGGGCCTAGCTCATCAGTCCGAAGCCCAGGTGACAAGAGCCATCCGAGAATTGGTTTAGACCTGTGGACTGGTGTGGCGCCGGTACGGCCCCCTCCGCGGGCGTGCGGAGGGGGCCGTACGGTCTCACGTACGCGAACCCCGAAAGGTTCAGGCTGCACCTGTCAGGCGCCGAGGTCTGCCGACTCCGCCGCCGAGGCATTCCGGTTCAGGCGCTGAGGTCCTCCAACTCGGAGTGTGCCGACGGCGTCACGCGGTCGAAGACCTCGATGGTCTCTCCGACGCGTGCCCCGTCGACCAGCAGATATGCCTGCGCCTCAGCCACGTGGAAGTACATCCCGTGCAGCTCCAGCGTCCCCTCGGCGAGCCTGCGCTTCACCGATTCGTGCTGCCGCAGGTGTTCCAGTTGCTGCACCACATTGGTCAGGCACAACTGCTCCACCACGTCGGTGGGCAGCCTCCCGGAGATCCGTGCCCAGGAGTGGTGCCTGCTCCTCATCCGCTTCAGGCTCGGCGCGCCGTGCCGCAGCCAGCGTCGCAGCGGGGTGCTCGCCACGTCCTCGGCGGGCCCGTTCAGCAGGGCCTGCATCGCCCCGCATCCCGAGTGCCCGCAGATGGTGATCGACTCGACCTTCAGTACGTCCACGGCGTACTCGATGGCCGCGGCGACGGAGTCGTCCCCGCTCTCCGAACCCGCGGGCGGAACCAGGTTCCCCACGTTCCGCACGGTGAAGAGGTCGCCCGGACCACTGGACGTGATCATGCTGGTGACCAGGCGGGAGTCCGCGCAGGTGAGGAAGAGCTGCGAGGGGCTCTGGCCTTCGCGGGCGAGACGGGCCAGCTCGTCGCGGACCAGCGGCGCGGTGTTGCGCTGGAACGCGCTCAGCCCGCTGGCCAGTTGACGCGTGCCGGTCGGCCGGACGGCTGCCTCGCTCGGGCTCGCCGCCGACTGCTCGACGCGGGGGGCGTGTTCGTCGCAGTGGTGGTTGCGCCAGGGCGTCCAGGGGCGGCAGCAAGTGTGTGCGGCGCTGGTCACGGGACCGGCGAGCCGGATGCCCGAACGACCGGTGACCTCGACTTTTCCGCCCTGCGCGACATGGCCGTCCTGCCAGGTCTGCAAGGTCTCGTACGCCGCGTGGTCCATGAAGGAGCCGTCCAGCTCGACCACCGTGTGCGTCCCCTGCGGAATCTGGCCGAGCGTCCGGGTCAGCCGGGGTACGGCCAGGAACGTCAACTGGCCGCGGGCCCGGACGTGATGGACGCCGTCGGGGGTCGTCTCGGTGACGATGCGGGTCTTGGCCAGCCGGTGCATGGCGACCGCGACCGCGACCGCGATCCCGAGGGCCACGCCCTCCAGGACGCCGAG is a window of Streptomyces sp. NBC_00237 DNA encoding:
- a CDS encoding alpha/beta fold hydrolase, with protein sequence MTALDTNGSSGTPASPAAAPASAASVVRLDGPWTHRDVAANGARFHIAELGEGPLVLLLHGFPQFWWTWRHQLTALADAGYRAVAMDLRGVGGSDRTPRGYDPANLALDITGVVRSLGEPDAALVGHDLGGYLAWTAAAMRPKLVRRLVVSSMPHPRRWRSAMLSDFAQSKAGSYVWGFQRPWVPERQLVADDAALTGRLIRDWSGPRQPDDEAVDTYRRAIQIPSTAHCSIEPYRWMVRSMARPDGLQFNRRMKAPVQVPTLHLHGSLDPVMRTRSAAGSGEYVDAPYRWRLFDGLGHFPHEEDPAAFSTELVNWLKDPEPDR
- a CDS encoding phage holin family protein; this translates as MSDPARNVHGVESAERSLGQLVATATTEMSALMHDEIALAKIQLKQDVKRGAVGGGAFGAAGAVLIFSLPMLSFALAYGIHTWSDWNLAWCFLLSFAANVLVAGLLALIGVVFAKKAKKGRGPQKAAASAKETAAVLGNAKPHPRQVQDNTSAVARSSV
- the nhaA gene encoding Na+/H+ antiporter NhaA: MCFMLPTDRRYSPVAAPTDPTPTRSKFLGRLPLPERRYVANALRTETVGGVLLLIAAVAALIWANTFGSGYEAFRGLHFGPGFLGLDLSVQHWAADGLLAIFFFVAGIELKRELVAGELRDPKAAALPVIAALCGMAVPALVYVLVNVIGDGDTGGWAVPTATDIAFALAVLAVIGTSLPSALRAFLLTLAVVDDLFAILIIAVFFTSDINFAALGGAVVGLVVFWLLLRADVRGWYVYVPLALVIWGLMYNSGVHATIAGVAMGLMLRCSRREGEEHSPGEHIEHLVRPISAGLAVPLFALFSAGVSVSGGALADVFTQPETLGVVLGLVVGKALGIFGGTWLAARFTKAELNEDLAWPDVFAVASLAGIGFTVSLLIGELAFSDDPELADEVKAAVLIGSLIAAILSGVLLKLRVRKYRALYDEEERDEDMDGIPDVYEVGKPDYHLRMADIFEAKAAEHRRLAEQCAGSGNNGTGKSAADNNAEVPGAARDDSSGPA
- the acs gene encoding acetate--CoA ligase; the encoded protein is MGDVVSNESLANLLKEERRFAPPAELAANANVTAEAYEQAKADRLGFWAEQARRLSWATEPTETLDWSNPPFAKWFADGELNVAYNCVDRHVEAGNGDRVAIHFEGEPGDSRAITYAELKDEVSRAANALAELGVRKGDRVAVYLPMIPEAAIAMLACARVGAAHSVVFGGFSADAVASRIQDADAKLVITSDGGYRRGKPSALKPAIDEAVAKCPTVEHVLVVRRTKQETAWDETRDVWWHDIVGRQSAEHTPEAFEAEHPLFILYTSGTTGKPKGILHTSGGYLTQAAYTHQAVFDLKPETDVYWCTADIGWVTGHSYIVYGPLANGATQVMYEGTPDSPHQGRFWEIVQKYGVTILYTAPTAIRTFMKWGDDIPAKFDLSSLRVLGSVGEPINPEAWIWYRKHIGGDRCPIVDTWWQTETGAMMISPLPGVTETKPGSAQRALPGISATVVDDEAHEVPNGGGGYLVLTEPWPSMLRTIWGDDQRFIDTYWSRFEGKYFAGDGAKKDDDGDIWLLGRVDDVMLVSGHNISTTEVESALVSHPSVAEAAVVGAADETTGQAIVAFVILRGTASETDSLVADLRNHVGSTLGPIAKPKRILPVAELPKTRSGKIMRRLLRDIAEGRELGDVSTLTDASVMGLIQTKLPDSAGSED